The following proteins are co-located in the Trichormus variabilis 0441 genome:
- a CDS encoding TIGR02921 family PEP-CTERM protein: MKLFWNIIFEGIFWLWNLTFLGFVYLGILPFVGVPLVLATARGDIPIEFSLSLVALIAIPTICSIIGGWLFLQQPVKLIRLFYGVEAPLFVLCLLRLFVIRELTPASSQVLLTMGVCIAAFAGELFWGYASRRKIGLQWVQMLAHTLMLVFGVYAGAVLLFYALPLAVFLLQEFVKFEWVMPLWNILYHTAFVGGLLIVSTWFIVLAFSATLFIVMPSALAAMYVHSGAKILKDFAVDHGKQKTFAGASAVIVAFFVTFLSLQQQPQVMAFSLLANAPKNDSDRQTLITKSEQIRTGLVNAYLSSYRYLSSRQENNHISAMYRHVLGLEKTAADGLQETYNFLMSPFLYNGSDKDVAKAEKLYAEFFDTPLQKAEKTAVSHAVQSTFNEQEVKAGLLNINEKKVLLASQQVTVKEHGDWADVELYEVYKNQTREVQEVFYSFSLPESAVITGLWLGDTNNLNQRFNFVVSPRGAAQKVYNSQVRRERPVDPALLEQVGPRHYRLRAFPIPPNNVQQIEGQPPLPTEMHLWLTYKVLGQDKGWAMPDLGERRNIFWTNQTKRIRNGKEIGFKEDAWLEEFIPSSQKIQPVLHEVSLDEGYKILAKPLSNKDYTLPKNQRVALVLDTSRSMGEHIKELTQTLSWLKQYGFADNDLTNNDADLYISVSPGATPKRLDNLQQFQPEKVAFYGTIQPQEMLAQFNNLRGDTAYDAVLLLSDEGSYELSKNNKTVTATPAPLWMVHLGGLPGAYNDGIIKSLQDSGGGVAVDIAEVLQRIATKSVLGDSVVTVVNGYAWYLQTLDTAITTNNQQDDLLPLAARQLILGLSKQIKLDNLKSLDAIHAVAKKYKIVSPYSSMLVLVNDEQRRLLKEAEAASDRFDRKVENGKENLSKPNNPLKVSVPEPSGGWLLGASAIALFIFVKRRR, translated from the coding sequence GTGAAATTATTTTGGAATATAATTTTTGAAGGAATTTTCTGGCTCTGGAACCTGACGTTTTTAGGATTCGTTTATCTAGGAATATTACCATTTGTAGGTGTGCCATTAGTTTTGGCAACCGCGAGGGGTGATATACCGATTGAATTTTCCTTATCTCTAGTTGCTTTAATTGCCATTCCCACAATTTGTAGCATTATCGGTGGCTGGCTTTTTCTTCAACAACCAGTAAAACTAATCCGCCTATTTTATGGTGTAGAAGCCCCGCTATTTGTCTTATGTTTATTGCGCTTGTTCGTGATTCGGGAACTCACCCCTGCTAGTAGCCAAGTTTTACTAACAATGGGTGTTTGTATCGCCGCTTTTGCAGGAGAACTATTTTGGGGCTATGCTTCCCGGCGCAAAATTGGGTTGCAATGGGTACAAATGTTAGCCCATACATTAATGCTGGTATTTGGTGTGTATGCAGGTGCAGTATTGTTGTTTTACGCCTTGCCTTTAGCAGTATTTTTGTTGCAGGAATTTGTAAAATTTGAATGGGTAATGCCATTATGGAATATATTATACCACACAGCTTTTGTCGGTGGTTTGTTAATAGTTTCTACGTGGTTTATTGTTCTTGCTTTTAGCGCTACGTTGTTTATTGTTATGCCATCGGCATTAGCAGCAATGTATGTACACTCAGGAGCGAAAATTTTAAAAGATTTTGCTGTAGATCATGGGAAGCAAAAGACATTTGCTGGTGCTAGTGCAGTTATTGTGGCGTTTTTTGTGACTTTCTTATCTTTGCAACAACAGCCCCAAGTAATGGCTTTTTCACTGTTAGCAAATGCCCCGAAAAATGATAGCGATCGCCAAACCCTCATAACTAAATCAGAACAAATTCGCACAGGATTAGTTAATGCTTATTTATCTTCTTACCGCTACCTCAGCAGCAGGCAAGAAAATAATCATATAAGTGCTATGTATCGTCATGTATTAGGTTTGGAAAAGACGGCGGCTGATGGGTTGCAAGAAACATATAATTTTCTGATGTCACCATTTTTATATAATGGTTCCGACAAAGATGTTGCTAAGGCAGAAAAACTCTACGCGGAATTTTTCGACACACCTCTACAAAAAGCCGAAAAAACAGCCGTTAGTCATGCAGTACAATCTACTTTTAACGAGCAGGAAGTTAAAGCAGGTTTATTAAATATCAACGAGAAAAAAGTTTTGTTGGCATCGCAACAAGTCACCGTTAAAGAACATGGTGATTGGGCTGATGTGGAATTGTACGAAGTTTATAAAAACCAAACACGAGAAGTTCAGGAAGTTTTCTACTCCTTCTCTTTGCCAGAAAGCGCGGTAATTACTGGCTTATGGTTGGGAGATACCAATAACTTAAACCAACGCTTTAATTTTGTTGTCTCTCCTCGTGGTGCTGCCCAAAAAGTTTATAATTCTCAAGTTAGGCGTGAGCGTCCGGTAGATCCAGCTTTATTAGAACAAGTAGGGCCAAGACATTATCGTTTAAGGGCTTTTCCTATTCCTCCCAACAACGTACAACAAATAGAAGGACAACCACCACTCCCCACAGAAATGCACCTATGGTTAACTTACAAGGTGTTGGGACAAGATAAAGGTTGGGCAATGCCAGATTTAGGGGAAAGACGTAATATATTCTGGACTAATCAAACCAAGCGTATCCGCAACGGTAAAGAAATAGGTTTTAAAGAAGATGCTTGGTTAGAAGAATTCATCCCCAGCAGCCAGAAAATTCAGCCTGTATTGCATGAAGTGAGTTTAGATGAAGGCTACAAAATATTAGCCAAACCCCTATCTAACAAAGATTACACTTTACCTAAAAATCAGCGTGTCGCCTTAGTTCTCGACACTTCCCGCAGTATGGGAGAACATATCAAAGAATTGACACAAACATTATCTTGGTTGAAACAATATGGTTTTGCAGATAATGATTTGACAAACAACGATGCTGATTTATATATCAGTGTTTCTCCAGGTGCTACACCCAAACGATTAGATAACCTCCAACAATTCCAACCCGAAAAAGTAGCTTTTTACGGCACAATTCAACCCCAGGAAATGTTGGCACAGTTTAATAATTTGCGTGGCGATACAGCTTATGATGCTGTTTTATTGTTGAGTGATGAAGGTAGTTATGAGTTGTCGAAGAACAATAAAACCGTCACTGCTACTCCTGCACCTTTGTGGATGGTGCATTTAGGTGGATTGCCTGGAGCTTATAACGATGGCATTATTAAATCGTTACAAGATAGCGGTGGTGGAGTTGCTGTTGATATTGCCGAGGTGTTGCAACGAATTGCCACTAAATCAGTTTTAGGTGATTCTGTTGTTACCGTTGTCAATGGTTATGCTTGGTATTTGCAAACATTAGACACAGCAATTACAACTAATAACCAGCAAGATGATTTATTGCCATTAGCCGCCAGACAATTAATTTTAGGCTTGAGTAAACAAATTAAGTTAGACAATCTCAAAAGTTTGGATGCAATTCACGCTGTAGCCAAAAAGTATAAGATTGTCAGCCCTTATTCTTCGATGTTGGTATTAGTCAACGATGAACAAAGACGGTTACTCAAAGAAGCAGAAGCCGCAAGCGATCGCTTTGACCGTAAAGTTGAAAATGGTAAGGAAAACCTCTCTAAACCCAATAACCCCTTGAAAGTCAGCGTACCTGAACCATCAGGGGGATGGCTTTTAGGTGCGAGTGCGATCGCTCTATTCATATTTGTGAAGCGTCGGCGCTAA
- a CDS encoding hybrid sensor histidine kinase/response regulator encodes MKPLVSNDSISIKSHPRQQSSRNFLIRFILGGTTLIVSISAYFSYLAAHNMALADIQKNAFLEVQTGVDQIEAWLSVRKVEVKTLANTPAVRSLDWAVAEPYLKTEVKRIKEFFLFQMSIADGSYYTTKSGRANNNVKDREYFQQGIAGKSSVSDPFISRSTGIPLIAIATPILSTSNSPIGVFHGSVKVDHITKVINSLTYGKNSYAFALNSQGEAIVHPDATLMSTTEKPAPSLLKINNHSLQAIAQRMVNKQQGIELMAIDGKQKYIAYVPLKATNWSVALVIPRENIESRLQFLDLIALIVGGLTITMITVLWRVQAFEQAQLKKSKEAADLANHAKSEFLANMSHELRTPLNGILGCAQILQRSSKLPEQEQHHINIIEQCGSHLLTLINDILDLAKIEAKKLELHGEDVHFPSFIQGIAEICQIRAAQKDILFIYEPASNLPTWVHIDAKRLRQVLLNLLGNAIKFTDHGQVKLKVETIEESSNQKPVNHRIRYCIEDTGIGITDAELSKIFLPFEQVGEKKRQTEGTGLGLAITRQLVQMMGSDIHVTSQVGKGSTFWFELEIVATNEWLQSIMTTSVRKIIGFEGNPRRILIVDDRWENRIVLNDLLQPLGFEIVEAVNGQDGLEQAIAISPDLIITDLLMPEMDGFTLIQNLRQMPQFENIKIIVSSASVFESDQHRSLAVGGDDFLSKPIQADELLRQLERHLNLVWIYQPSESENQAISDVVTQNNSPSAQLITPQAEVLQELMALAKKGNFNAIIKCADQLEAEDTNFATFAHQLRQLARQFDEDAILDFLTQYEVEMA; translated from the coding sequence ATGAAACCTTTGGTAAGCAATGACTCAATTTCCATAAAATCTCACCCTAGACAGCAATCATCACGGAATTTTCTCATTCGATTTATTCTTGGCGGTACAACTCTGATTGTCAGTATTTCTGCTTATTTTAGCTATTTAGCTGCCCACAATATGGCACTAGCAGATATACAAAAAAATGCTTTTCTGGAAGTACAAACAGGAGTTGATCAAATAGAGGCGTGGTTAAGTGTTCGCAAAGTCGAGGTAAAAACTTTAGCAAATACTCCAGCCGTACGTTCTTTAGATTGGGCTGTAGCAGAACCTTATTTAAAGACTGAAGTTAAGAGAATCAAAGAATTTTTCTTATTCCAAATGTCAATTGCGGATGGTTCTTACTACACGACAAAGTCAGGACGCGCAAACAACAATGTTAAGGATAGAGAATACTTTCAACAGGGAATAGCCGGAAAAAGCAGTGTTTCTGATCCTTTTATTAGCCGTTCTACAGGAATACCCTTGATTGCGATCGCTACTCCGATTCTATCAACTTCCAATTCACCCATAGGAGTGTTTCACGGTAGCGTCAAAGTTGACCATATTACAAAGGTGATCAATTCTCTCACCTACGGTAAAAATAGCTACGCTTTTGCCCTCAATTCCCAAGGGGAGGCGATTGTTCATCCTGACGCGACTTTAATGTCCACTACGGAAAAACCTGCCCCCAGTCTGCTGAAAATTAATAACCATAGTTTACAAGCGATCGCCCAGCGCATGGTTAACAAACAGCAGGGAATTGAGTTGATGGCAATTGACGGTAAACAAAAATATATTGCTTATGTACCATTAAAGGCTACAAATTGGTCTGTAGCTTTGGTAATTCCCCGTGAAAATATTGAGTCTCGGCTGCAATTTCTAGATTTAATTGCGTTGATTGTTGGCGGATTAACTATCACCATGATTACTGTTTTGTGGCGAGTACAAGCTTTTGAACAGGCACAACTAAAAAAGTCTAAAGAGGCGGCTGATTTAGCTAACCATGCCAAAAGCGAATTTTTAGCTAACATGAGTCATGAACTAAGAACGCCTTTAAATGGGATTTTGGGTTGCGCGCAAATTTTGCAACGTTCCTCAAAGTTACCTGAGCAAGAACAACATCACATCAATATTATTGAACAATGTGGTTCACACCTGTTGACATTAATTAATGACATCTTGGATCTTGCTAAAATTGAAGCCAAGAAACTAGAACTGCATGGCGAAGATGTACATTTTCCATCTTTTATACAAGGTATTGCCGAAATTTGCCAAATTCGTGCTGCACAAAAAGATATTTTATTTATCTATGAACCTGCCAGTAATTTACCTACATGGGTGCATATTGATGCCAAAAGATTACGTCAAGTACTGTTAAATCTGCTGGGTAATGCGATTAAATTCACTGATCACGGTCAAGTTAAGCTAAAAGTTGAGACAATTGAAGAATCCTCTAATCAAAAACCAGTCAACCACCGTATTCGTTACTGTATAGAAGATACAGGTATTGGCATTACTGACGCAGAATTAAGCAAAATCTTCTTACCTTTTGAACAGGTAGGTGAAAAAAAGCGTCAGACGGAAGGAACGGGACTGGGTTTAGCTATTACTCGTCAGTTAGTGCAGATGATGGGGAGTGATATCCATGTCACAAGTCAGGTAGGAAAGGGTAGCACTTTTTGGTTTGAATTGGAGATAGTAGCTACCAATGAATGGTTACAGTCAATCATGACTACCTCCGTCAGAAAAATCATTGGTTTTGAGGGAAATCCCCGCAGAATTTTGATAGTAGACGATCGCTGGGAAAATCGTATAGTCTTGAATGATTTATTGCAACCATTGGGTTTTGAAATAGTGGAGGCTGTCAATGGTCAAGATGGTTTAGAACAAGCGATCGCTATTTCACCAGACCTAATTATCACAGATTTACTCATGCCAGAAATGGATGGGTTTACATTAATTCAAAATCTGCGACAGATGCCCCAGTTTGAGAATATTAAAATTATTGTTTCTTCCGCTAGTGTTTTTGAATCTGATCAACATCGCAGCTTGGCAGTAGGCGGTGATGACTTCCTCAGTAAACCCATACAAGCAGATGAATTATTGCGTCAATTAGAACGTCATTTAAATTTAGTCTGGATTTATCAACCTTCTGAGTCTGAAAATCAAGCAATCTCAGATGTAGTAACTCAAAACAATAGTCCATCAGCACAATTAATTACTCCCCAAGCAGAAGTATTACAAGAACTGATGGCATTAGCGAAAAAGGGTAACTTTAACGCCATTATCAAGTGTGCAGATCAACTAGAGGCAGAAGATACAAACTTTGCTACTTTCGCTCATCAACTTAGACAACTAGCCAGACAATTTGACGAGGATGCAATCCTTGATTTTTTGACACAATATGAGGTAGAAATGGCATGA
- a CDS encoding hybrid sensor histidine kinase/response regulator: protein MRATVPNQNYFSDRTPIKGIILAVDDNPNNLQVLSSFLDNSSFEVWAARSGEKALQRLENDLLPDLILLDVMMPGMDGFETCQRLKSDQRFCDIPVVFMTALSETEDKVKGFQLGAVDYITKPFQHEEVLVRIEHQLKLRHLTASLIAKNAELQKTQTQLIQTEKIASLGQMAAGIAHEVNNPINFIAGNLTFVQKYVQEVVDLLYLYQQHFPNLPAEIENAINRTDLTYLLDDLSNVIKSMRVGTDRVQEIVSSLNKFSRHRETGKKLANLHEAIENTLLILGHRLKANSERPAIEIVKKYGNLPLIECYPGEISQVFMNLIANAIDAIEETQKNQNYCEIAENPGVIHITTELIGEQVICKIADNGAGISEEIQSQIFNAFYTTKPIGKGTGLGLSIAYQIVTVNHHGKISCHSQPGAGLEFIIELPIN from the coding sequence ATGAGAGCGACTGTACCCAACCAAAATTATTTTAGCGATCGCACACCAATCAAAGGCATAATTTTAGCTGTTGATGATAATCCCAACAATTTACAAGTTTTATCGAGTTTTTTAGATAACTCTAGTTTTGAAGTTTGGGCGGCGCGCAGTGGTGAAAAAGCCTTACAAAGGTTAGAAAATGATTTATTACCCGATTTGATTTTACTAGATGTCATGATGCCGGGTATGGACGGTTTTGAAACTTGTCAACGTCTTAAAAGTGACCAGCGTTTTTGTGATATTCCCGTGGTATTCATGACTGCACTGTCAGAAACTGAGGATAAAGTCAAAGGATTTCAACTAGGAGCAGTAGATTATATTACCAAACCTTTTCAACATGAAGAAGTGTTGGTGAGAATAGAACACCAGCTAAAATTGCGCCATTTAACAGCAAGTTTAATCGCCAAAAATGCTGAACTGCAAAAAACTCAAACTCAACTAATTCAAACCGAGAAAATTGCTAGTTTAGGTCAAATGGCAGCCGGGATTGCCCATGAAGTTAATAACCCCATTAACTTTATTGCGGGTAACTTAACCTTTGTGCAAAAGTATGTACAAGAAGTAGTTGACTTACTTTATCTGTATCAACAGCATTTTCCCAATCTACCTGCTGAAATTGAAAATGCAATTAATCGAACTGATTTAACCTATTTATTAGATGATTTATCTAATGTGATCAAATCTATGCGCGTAGGTACAGATCGCGTTCAAGAAATTGTCTCCTCATTAAACAAATTTTCTCGACACAGAGAAACAGGTAAGAAACTAGCTAACCTCCACGAAGCAATAGAAAATACACTACTAATTCTCGGACATCGACTAAAAGCCAATTCTGAACGTCCTGCCATTGAAATTGTCAAAAAATATGGTAATTTACCCTTGATTGAATGCTATCCCGGTGAAATTAGCCAGGTATTTATGAATTTAATCGCCAATGCCATTGATGCTATTGAAGAAACACAAAAAAATCAAAACTACTGTGAAATTGCTGAAAATCCTGGGGTCATCCACATCACAACTGAGCTAATTGGTGAGCAAGTTATTTGCAAAATTGCTGACAATGGTGCAGGAATTAGTGAAGAAATCCAAAGTCAAATATTTAATGCTTTCTACACAACTAAACCCATCGGTAAAGGAACTGGTTTAGGTCTATCGATAGCTTACCAAATTGTTACCGTTAATCATCACGGCAAAATATCATGTCATTCCCAACCAGGAGCAGGTCTAGAGTTTATAATTGAATTACCCATAAATTAA
- the aroF gene encoding 3-deoxy-7-phosphoheptulonate synthase gives MIIVMKPFTPSAEIEQVNEEIRRHELTPEICVGHHKVVIGLVGDTSELDPRQIQNLNPFIEQVIRIKKPFKRASLEFRYGEHSEVVVPTPNGPITFGQNHPVVVVAGPCSVENEEMIVETAQAVKEYGAQFLRGGAYKPRTSPYAFQGHGESALALLAKAKEATGLGIITEIMDADDLDKLIEVADVLQIGARNMQNFSLLKKIGATTKPVLLKRGLSATIEDWLMSAEYILAGGNPNVILCERGIRTFDRQFTRNTLDISAIPVLRTLTHLPIMIDPSHATGKSEFVPTMTMASIAAGADSLMIEVHPNPAKALSDGPQSLTLEGFKELMHEITALSKFFGRSPHNNSTNLKPKAISLVSY, from the coding sequence GTGATTATTGTAATGAAACCCTTCACTCCATCTGCGGAAATAGAACAAGTAAATGAAGAAATTCGTCGCCATGAACTTACACCAGAAATCTGTGTAGGTCATCACAAAGTAGTAATCGGTTTGGTGGGAGATACCTCAGAACTTGATCCACGCCAAATTCAAAATTTGAACCCTTTTATAGAACAAGTGATTAGGATTAAAAAGCCTTTCAAAAGAGCTTCTTTAGAATTTCGTTACGGAGAACATAGTGAGGTTGTAGTACCAACACCTAATGGGCCTATAACTTTTGGGCAAAACCATCCTGTAGTTGTAGTTGCCGGCCCTTGTTCGGTAGAAAACGAAGAAATGATCGTCGAGACAGCCCAAGCGGTGAAAGAATACGGCGCACAATTTTTACGTGGTGGCGCATATAAACCCCGTACATCACCTTATGCTTTCCAAGGTCATGGTGAGAGCGCTCTAGCTTTGTTAGCAAAAGCTAAAGAAGCTACAGGTTTAGGAATCATTACAGAAATCATGGACGCAGATGACTTAGATAAGCTCATCGAAGTAGCAGATGTGTTGCAAATTGGGGCCCGAAATATGCAGAATTTTTCACTTCTCAAAAAAATAGGAGCTACTACTAAGCCAGTGCTACTGAAGCGGGGACTGTCAGCCACTATCGAAGATTGGTTGATGTCAGCAGAGTATATTTTAGCCGGAGGTAATCCAAACGTCATACTATGTGAGCGAGGAATTCGCACTTTTGACCGACAGTTTACAAGAAATACGCTGGATATATCTGCAATTCCAGTTTTGCGAACCCTGACACACTTACCTATTATGATTGATCCTAGTCATGCCACCGGTAAATCCGAATTTGTGCCAACTATGACAATGGCATCTATAGCTGCTGGTGCAGATTCCTTGATGATTGAAGTTCACCCCAATCCAGCTAAAGCACTTTCAGATGGGCCTCAATCACTCACATTGGAAGGATTTAAGGAATTAATGCACGAAATAACTGCCCTAAGTAAATTCTTTGGTCGTTCGCCTCACAACAATAGTACAAATCTAAAGCCAAAAGCTATCTCATTGGTGAGCTATTAA
- a CDS encoding SDR family oxidoreductase → MNTTQELHVIFGTGPLAQAVMRELLARNKRVRMINRSGKADIPSSVEIIASDAYNSENTRAVTTGATVVYQCAQPAYTQWPELFPSLQASIVEGVAANGAKLVVGDNLYMYGPVNGVLREDMPNAATTRKGRVRGQMTEALLDAHRRGIVRVAIGRASDFYGPLVLDSVMGDRIFPSVLTGKPASAIGEIDLPHTYTFIDDFGKALVVLGEEDKALGQIWHVPNAETITTRQFITIAFEEAGYPPKISKMGKFMMRLGGIFIPEARETVEMMYEFDEPFVVNHDKYVQAFGNHATPLREAIRHTLKWYSEHLKTLKT, encoded by the coding sequence ATGAACACAACACAAGAACTCCATGTAATTTTTGGTACTGGCCCCCTAGCACAGGCTGTCATGCGTGAACTGCTAGCTCGGAACAAAAGGGTGCGGATGATTAACCGCAGTGGCAAAGCAGACATACCCTCTAGTGTGGAAATCATCGCCAGCGATGCTTATAATTCCGAAAATACACGAGCAGTTACTACTGGAGCGACAGTAGTTTACCAATGTGCGCAACCAGCCTACACCCAATGGCCAGAGTTGTTTCCCTCCTTGCAAGCTAGCATTGTTGAAGGGGTAGCTGCCAATGGCGCAAAGCTAGTTGTGGGAGATAATCTTTATATGTATGGCCCTGTCAATGGTGTGTTGCGGGAAGATATGCCCAATGCTGCAACTACCCGCAAAGGGCGTGTCCGTGGACAAATGACAGAGGCGCTTTTGGATGCACACCGTAGAGGTATTGTACGAGTTGCTATTGGTAGAGCATCCGACTTCTATGGGCCACTAGTGCTTGATTCTGTCATGGGCGATCGCATTTTTCCTTCTGTACTGACTGGAAAACCTGCATCGGCGATCGGTGAAATTGACCTCCCTCATACGTATACCTTTATCGATGACTTTGGCAAGGCCTTGGTGGTCTTAGGGGAAGAAGATAAAGCGTTGGGTCAAATTTGGCACGTACCTAATGCTGAGACTATCACTACTCGACAATTTATCACCATAGCTTTTGAGGAAGCTGGATACCCACCAAAAATCAGTAAAATGGGTAAATTCATGATGCGATTAGGCGGGATTTTTATCCCAGAAGCTCGTGAAACCGTCGAGATGATGTATGAGTTTGATGAGCCATTTGTTGTCAATCATGATAAATACGTCCAAGCATTTGGCAATCATGCTACCCCTTTACGTGAAGCTATACGGCACACCTTGAAATGGTATAGCGAACATCTCAAAACCTTAAAAACGTAA
- a CDS encoding DUF4386 domain-containing protein — protein MSIKALYRTAGLVLIVEALLLFVPVFILGAAINWPASLGEPASIMLPLLIEKAEPVRIGYLIYLLYSILFWVVALLTARVISNGETNPVWLQVATGFGIASTVTRCLGIIRWLVPMPALAQVYADPTISAQTREAIAVVYKTLNDYAGSVGEVLGVSLFTVLWLLIISIYLLRSRILPRWLGIFGIVAALFLATQLIELFGVDLGAFISVSVTMLQLWFLAAGVTLLRHKNV, from the coding sequence ATGTCTATAAAAGCACTTTACCGAACTGCTGGTCTGGTATTGATTGTTGAAGCTCTGTTGCTGTTTGTGCCGGTTTTTATTCTTGGTGCAGCAATTAATTGGCCAGCTAGTCTTGGTGAACCGGCTAGTATCATGTTGCCACTATTAATTGAAAAAGCTGAACCAGTCAGAATTGGTTATCTGATCTATCTTCTTTATTCAATACTTTTTTGGGTAGTAGCTTTATTAACTGCTCGTGTCATTAGTAATGGGGAAACCAACCCTGTATGGCTCCAAGTGGCAACTGGTTTTGGCATTGCATCTACTGTCACTCGTTGTCTGGGCATTATTCGCTGGTTAGTACCAATGCCAGCCTTAGCGCAAGTTTATGCTGATCCTACAATCTCTGCACAAACTCGTGAGGCGATCGCTGTTGTCTATAAAACCCTCAATGACTACGCTGGCTCAGTCGGTGAAGTATTAGGTGTTAGCCTATTTACCGTATTGTGGTTATTAATTATCTCAATTTACTTATTACGTTCAAGAATACTACCACGTTGGTTAGGAATATTTGGGATTGTCGCTGCTCTGTTTCTGGCAACTCAATTAATAGAACTATTTGGGGTGGATTTGGGGGCATTTATTAGTGTGTCAGTAACTATGCTCCAACTCTGGTTTTTAGCCGCCGGGGTGACCTTATTAAGACACAAAAATGTCTAA